A portion of the Desulfosoma caldarium genome contains these proteins:
- a CDS encoding site-2 protease family protein: MQDILRDICIYAVPLLLAVVAHEVAHGWVAEKLGDPTARLLGRISLNPLVHIDVVGTVLIPLMLLVTNAPFLFGWAKPVPVQFHRLHGGRRAMAWVALAGPLTNLMLAAASALVYRFVVFLFALGLGSGVWGLVLSPLFLMARFSVVFNLVLMAVNLFPVPPLDGGRVLTGLLPRSLAFQVARLERFGMFIVLIFVITGWWGYMLRPVVNLFARIFL; this comes from the coding sequence ATGCAGGACATTCTTAGGGACATCTGCATCTATGCCGTGCCGTTGCTGCTGGCGGTAGTGGCTCATGAAGTGGCCCACGGATGGGTGGCGGAAAAGCTGGGAGATCCAACGGCTCGGCTCTTGGGTCGCATTTCTCTCAACCCCTTGGTGCACATCGATGTGGTGGGTACTGTGCTCATCCCGTTGATGTTGCTGGTCACCAACGCCCCCTTTCTTTTTGGCTGGGCCAAACCTGTCCCGGTCCAGTTCCATCGCCTGCACGGAGGGCGCAGGGCCATGGCGTGGGTGGCTCTGGCCGGGCCTTTGACCAACCTCATGTTGGCCGCTGCCAGCGCGCTGGTCTATCGCTTCGTGGTGTTTCTTTTTGCCCTGGGACTGGGGTCCGGCGTGTGGGGTCTGGTGCTGTCTCCTCTGTTTCTCATGGCCCGATTTTCAGTAGTCTTCAACCTGGTGCTCATGGCGGTGAACCTCTTTCCGGTGCCGCCCCTGGACGGCGGGCGCGTGCTCACGGGCCTTCTGCCCCGGTCTTTGGCCTTTCAGGTGGCTCGCCTGGAACGATTCGGCATGTTTATTGTTCTGATCTTCGTGATCACCGGGTGGTGGGGGTACATGCTGCGGCCCGTGGTCAATCTGTTCGCGAGAATTTTCCTGTGA
- the trpS gene encoding tryptophan--tRNA ligase, which produces MSQHKRILSGMRPTGRLHLGNLHGALKNWIQLQDQYDCFFFVADWHALTTDYADPTAIRQNTWDMILDWLAAGLDPHKAVVFIQSQVKEHAELYLLLGMITPLAWLERNPTYKEQQQQLNTKDLSTYGFLGYPVLQAADIIIYRAHGVPVGKDQLPHVELTREIARRFNFIYHREVFPIPDALLTEAPVLPGTDGRKMSKSYGNCIYITEPEASVRQKILQMMTDPARARRTDPGDPEKCPVFEYHKLYSTPDEIAQVTQGCRTAGIGCVDCKKILLTHVVEHLGPIWDKRQALEKDMDAVRASIEKGIEKARREAQKTMDQVLETVGLGKNV; this is translated from the coding sequence ATGAGTCAGCACAAGCGGATCTTAAGCGGCATGCGTCCCACGGGGCGTCTTCACTTGGGAAACCTGCACGGGGCTTTGAAAAATTGGATTCAGCTTCAAGATCAGTACGATTGCTTCTTCTTCGTCGCCGACTGGCACGCGCTCACCACGGACTATGCAGATCCCACGGCCATTCGCCAGAACACGTGGGACATGATTTTGGATTGGTTAGCGGCCGGATTGGATCCGCACAAAGCGGTGGTATTTATCCAGTCCCAAGTCAAGGAGCATGCAGAACTGTACCTCCTTCTGGGTATGATCACGCCCCTGGCCTGGTTGGAACGTAACCCCACGTACAAAGAACAGCAGCAGCAGCTGAACACCAAGGATTTGTCCACCTACGGCTTCTTGGGGTATCCGGTGCTGCAGGCGGCGGACATCATCATCTATCGAGCCCATGGTGTGCCGGTGGGCAAGGACCAATTGCCCCACGTGGAATTGACGCGAGAAATCGCCCGGCGTTTCAATTTCATCTACCATCGCGAAGTCTTTCCCATTCCAGACGCGCTACTCACGGAAGCCCCTGTGTTGCCAGGTACCGACGGGCGAAAGATGAGCAAGAGTTACGGCAATTGCATCTACATCACGGAACCAGAGGCATCCGTTCGCCAAAAGATTTTGCAGATGATGACCGATCCGGCTCGGGCGCGCCGCACAGATCCCGGGGATCCCGAAAAATGTCCCGTGTTTGAATACCACAAACTGTATTCGACCCCGGACGAAATCGCTCAAGTGACGCAGGGTTGCCGAACAGCGGGGATTGGGTGCGTGGACTGCAAGAAAATCCTTCTGACCCATGTTGTGGAGCACCTAGGTCCCATCTGGGACAAACGCCAGGCCCTGGAAAAGGACATGGACGCTGTCAGAGCCTCCATTGAGAAAGGCATTGAAAAAGCCCGCAGGGAAGCTCAAAAGACCATGGACCAGGTCTTGGAAACCGTGGGATTGGGAAAGAATGTCTGA